One region of Salvia miltiorrhiza cultivar Shanhuang (shh) chromosome 3, IMPLAD_Smil_shh, whole genome shotgun sequence genomic DNA includes:
- the LOC131014084 gene encoding glutathione S-transferase T1-like, which translates to MELKVYCDRLSQPSRAVLIFCKANGIEFEEVKIDLGKGQNLSAEYAEVNPMKQVPAIVHGDFKLFESHAILIYLASAFPGVADHWYPADVRQRAKVHAVLDWHHSNLRRGSVGFIFNNTISLAFGIPADSEAAAKGEKLLSACLARIESFWLQDGPFLLGNSKPTLADLALVCEIMQLEAGDLNDRDRIVSPYKRVLKWMEDVKSASAPHFEEVHAIMGPVREHLKQLKIQATHKSDSTEN; encoded by the exons ATGGAGCTCAAAGTCTACTGCGATCGCCTGTCCCAGCCATCACGCGCAGTTCTCATCTTCTGCAA AGCAAACGGGATCGAGTTTGAGGAGGTTAAGATTGATCTTGGCAAAGGGCAAAACCTCTCCGCCGAATATGCAG AAGTGAATCCCATGAAACAAGTACCAGCTATTGTGCATGGTGATTTCAAGCTTTTTGAGAG TCATGCAATACTTATTTATCTAGCTTCTGCATTTCCTGGAGTTGCTGATCACTG GTACCCTGCAGATGTACGCCAAAGAGCAAAGGTCCATGCAGTGCTGGATTGGCATCACTCTAACTTGCGCCGTGGTTCTG TTGGATTTATATTCAACAACACTATTTCATTAGCATTTGGCATTCCTGCGGACTCCGAAGCAGCAGCTAAAGGCGAAAAACTTCTTTCAGCGTGTCTTGCAAGAATTGAGTCATTTTGGCTTCAAGATGGACCATTTCTTCTTGGAAATTCAAAGCCCACACTTGCTGATCTAGCTTTAGTATGTGAAATCATGCAACTTGAG GCTGGAGATTTGAATGATCGCGATCGAATTGTGAGTCCCTACAAGAGAGTATTGAAGTGGATGGAGGATGTGAAGAGTGCAAGTGCTCCTCATTTTGAGGAAGTGCATGCTATTATGGGTCCAGTCAGGGAGCACCTAAAGCAACTAAAGATCCAAGCAACTCACAAGTCCGACTCAACTGAAAATTAA